The genomic stretch CGTCCCGTGCGCTGCACAAGTTCAGCGAGATCTATGACCGGATCGGTTTCGCGGCCGCCGGTAAGTACAACGAGTACGAGAACCTGCGCATCGGTGGTGTCCGTTACGCCGACCTGCGGGGTTACACCTATGACCGTGATGATGTGACCGCGCGTGGTCTGGCGAACGTGTATGCCCAGACGCTCGGCACGATCTTCTCTTCCGCCGCTGAGAAGCCGTATGAGGTGGAGCTGGTCGTGGCGGAGGTCGGGGAGACTCCGGAGGGTGATCAGATCTATCGGTTGCCGCATGACGGTTCGATCGTGGATGAGCACGGTTCGGTCGCGGTGGGCGGTAATGCGGAGCAGATCAGTAGCTTCTTGGATCAGCGTCACCGTGATGGCATGAGTCTCGCTGAGGCGCTGAAGCTGGCGGTGCAGGCGCTGTCGCGTGACACCAATGGGAGTGAGCGGGAGATTCCCGCGGAGCGTCTTGAGGTGGCGGTGCTGGATCGTACGCGTCCGCAGAAGCGTAAGTTCAAGCGGATTGTGGGCCGTCGGTTGTCGCGTCTGCTGGCTGCGGATGGTGCCGCCACGGAGGCGGAGAGTGCTGAGGAGGATGGCTCCGAGGAGGAGTGACCAGTCGCCCCGCTTGTCTGGTTCTGTGTGCCCCGGCCGTTGTTCTGGCCGGGGCACACGGTGTTCGGGTCCGCCGGTCTGGGATGCCTAGG from Streptomyces roseochromogenus subsp. oscitans DS 12.976 encodes the following:
- the prcA gene encoding proteasome subunit alpha, whose product is MSTPFYVSPQQAMADRAEYARKGIARGRSLVVMQYADGIVFVGENPSRALHKFSEIYDRIGFAAAGKYNEYENLRIGGVRYADLRGYTYDRDDVTARGLANVYAQTLGTIFSSAAEKPYEVELVVAEVGETPEGDQIYRLPHDGSIVDEHGSVAVGGNAEQISSFLDQRHRDGMSLAEALKLAVQALSRDTNGSEREIPAERLEVAVLDRTRPQKRKFKRIVGRRLSRLLAADGAATEAESAEEDGSEEE